CCATCTTGCTGCCAGAAGAACATGGCATCGCTCAAACGTGGACGAATAACCCTTTCATTGCCTTCTTTGATCAATTCGGGTTTTGGGCTATCGATATTGGCAATGGTGATGAAATGATTGGCGAGTCTGTGTTGGGCATTGTATAAAGGAAAGTATTTCTGGTTCTGCTTCATGGTCAGTACCAGGGCCTCTGTCGGCACCTGCAGAAAACCGGCATCGAAGGAACCACTGATGGCAACAGGCCATTCGGTTAGAGCGCAGACCTCATCCAACAGGTGGGTATCTAAATCCACTTGCAGACCCAGACGCTGCGCACTTTGCTCAATCTGCTTGGCTATGCTGGAACGGCGCTTGCTAAAATCGGCAATCACCTTACCTGGTTCCTGTAAGCGGGCCTCATAATCTGCTGGGCTGTCCAATTCAATGGCTTGGGGGTGATGAAACCTGTGCCCATGGGTATAGGCAGCGGCCTGAACACCATACAGGGTACAAGCCACCGTTTGATTGCCAAAAAGAAACAGCAGCCAGTGGACAGGACGCAGAAATTGAAAATCCTGATTGCCCCAGCGCATACGTTTGGGGATGGGCAAGCTGGCCAGGGCCTGCTCGGCAATGTGCGGTAGCAGATCCCGGGTTAAGGAGCCTGGCTTGATGTAGCTATGCCCCATCCATTCACCCTGATCGGTTTTTATGCTTATCAGTTGACTTGGATCCACCTTGCAAGAGCGGGCAAAGCCCAGCAGGGCCTTGCTGGGCTGACCATGCTCATCAAAGGCGACCGTTCGGGCAGGTCCACGCCGCTCTATCTGCTGATCAGGCTGACGGCATTCCAATTGGCTGATCATCAGGGCCAGGCGGCGTGGGCTTGCAAAACTTTTTATGCTGGAATAGTTGAGCTGCTCTTGCTCAAGCCCTTGGGCAAAACCTTGTTGCAGGGCATCGGCTAACCTGAGCAGGGCCTTGGGGGGTAGTTCCTCGGTGCCAATTTCAAACAGCAGATCGGCGCGATCAGACATTGGCAGGCTCCTGAGTCATCTTGTTCATGGGAAATCCCAGTTTTTCTCTGGCTTCATAGTAGGCCTGAGCCACGGCGCGGGCCAGGGCGCGTACGCGCAGGATAAAGCGTTGACGTTCAGTGATAGAGATGGCATGTCGGGCGTCCAGCAGATTAAAGCTGTGAGAGGCCTTGAGAACCTGTTCGTAAGCCGGCAGGGGCAGATTGGCGTTGATTAGTTGATTGGCCATGCGCTCGCATTCATCGAAATACTGAAACAGAAACTCCACATTGGCCTGCTCAAAATTGTAGGCGGATTGTTCCACCTCATTCTGATGGAATACATCACCATAGGTCACAGGACCATTCGCCCCCTGGGTCCAGATCAGATCAAATACGCTCTCTACACCCTGCAGATACATGGCGATACGTTCCAAGCCGTAGGTAATCTCCCCGGTAACCGGGCGGCAGTCAAGCCCCCCCACTTGCTGAAAATAGGTGAACTGGGTAACCTCCATGCCGTTGAGCCAGACCTCCCAGCCCAGACCCCAGGCACCCAGGGTGGGTGATTCCCAATTGTCTTCCACGAAGCGAATATCATGCACCAGGGGGTCAATACCCAGCATCCGCAGGGAATCCAGATACAAATCCTGGATATTCGCCGGTGAGGGCTTGAGAACCACCTGATACTGGTAATAGTGCTGAAGGCGGTTGGGGTTCTCGCCATAGCGGCCGTCCGTGGGGCGGCGTGAGGGCTGTACATAGGCGGCACTCCAGGGCTCGGGACCTATGGAGCGCAGGAAGGTAGCAGTGTGAAAGGTACCGGCACCCATTTCCATATCAAAGGGCTGCAGTACCACGCAGCCCTGTCTTGACCAATAGGACTGAAGTGAAAAAATCAGTTCCTGAAAGGTAAGCAGTTGTGATTCATCGTTATTCATATACATTCAAAATGCTTGCTATCTGTTTGATTAAGTGAATTATATCTTATTTATAAAGCATACAGTATCAATTTATTGACAAGGACGATAGCCTTGCGTCCCGTCAAGGGATCTCAAATCCTTTAGCAAGCATTGGCTCGGCCAGGCCCAAGCCCACGCCCTAAGGGATTTTCGACCTTATGCATACCCTATCCAGCCAGATTGTAAGCCATGAAGCATAGAAAGAAAGCCGTTGTACTGATTTCGGGGGGGCTGGACTCCATGCTCGCCGCACGCGTCATGCAGGAGCAGGGGATCAGGGTCGAAGGGATCAATTTCTATACGGGATTCTGTGTTGAGGGGCATACCCGGGCGATACGAAACAGGGGCGCAAAACAGCGCCACAACGCCCTCTGGGTGGCAGAACAACTCAAAATAAAGCTACATATAATCGATATCATGGAAGAGTATAAGGATGTGGTCCTCAATCCCAGATACGGCTATGGTGCCCATCTCAACCCCTGCCTGGATTGCAAGATCTTCATGGTGCGCAAGGCGCATGAATGGATGCTGCAAAATGGCTTTGATTTCATAGTCAGCGGTGAGGTCAAGGGCCAGCGGCCCATGTCCCAGCGTAAGGAAACCCTGCCCCTGATAGCCAGGCATTCCGGTGCCGATGACCTGCTGCTGCGCCCTCTGTGCGCCAAATACATGCCTGCTACCTTGCCCGAACGGGAGGGCTGGGTGGATCGAGAAGGCTTGTATGGCTTTACCGGCCGTTCGCGCCGACCGCAGATCCAGCTGGCCAAATCCTTCGGCATCCAACAATGGGCGCAACCGGCAGGCGGTTGCTGCTTTTTGACCGATAAGGACTATTCGGTGAAATTGGCCGATCTCTGGGCATCCAGAGGGGAACGCCACTACGAGATCGACGACATCATGCTGCTCAAGGTGGGTCGGCACATACGCCCGGCAGAGAATTACAAACTCATCGTCGCCCGCGAGGAAGGTGAAGTAAAATACCTGCAAGGCTACCGCAAGGACTACGCCCATCTGGACAGCGAAAGCCATCCCGGTCCGCTGGCGCTGATCGATGGCGAGCCGGGGCCGGAGCAGATCGAACAGGCGGCGCGCATCCTGGCCCGCTACGGACAGGGCCGCGAAGCTCAGCAGGTGGGTATCTCCCACACCGACCGGCAAGGTCAGACCCGCCTGCTGCAGGTGGCCCCCCTGCACCCCGATGACCTGAAAGCGGACTGGTTGCTGTGAAGGTCTCACTGGATGCCCGCCGCCTGCTCTGCCCCTTGCCGGTCATCCGGGTGCAGGAAAAGATGGGGCAATTGCACGCGGGTGATCAATTGCAGCTGATCTGCACCGATCCTGGCACCCTGCAGGATATCCCCGCCTGGTGTAGGGTGCAGGGTCACAGCCTGATCGCGCAGCGTCAGGAGGGCGATGAATACCACTTTCTGCTCCAGGCAGAGGAAACCGAAGATGAATGAGATAACGGATGCAAAGGAGCGCAGCGGTGCTGCGCAGCGGGTGACCCTGATCGGTGCCCTGATCAACCTGTTACTCTCGGTGATCAAGATCATCATCGGCTACACGGCCAGCTCCCAGGCCCTGATTGCCGATGGCATACACTCCCTATCGGATCTATTTTCTGATGCCGTGGTCTGGTTGGCGGCGCGCCAATCCATCAATCGGCCGGACCGGGATCACCCCTATGGCCATGGCCGTTACGAGACCCTGGCCACCCTGTTTCTGGGCACCTTGTTGCTGTTGGTGGCCATTGGCATAGGCTGGGATGCAGCGGAGCGCCTGTTCAACCCCGATGAATTGCTGATCCCCGGCGTGTTGGCCATCTATGCCGCCCTGGCCTCGATCCTGGCCAAGGAGGCGCTGTACCATTACACCCTGCATGTGGCGCGGCAAAGTCGATCCAAGTTGCTGGTGGCCAATGCCTGGCACCATCGCTCGGATGCCATCAGCTCCATCGTGGTGTTGATTGGCGTGGCTGGGGTCATGGCTGGGCTTGAATACCTGGACGCCATCGCCGCCATCGCGGTCGCCCTGATGATCGCCAAGATGGGCCTGGAACTGGGCTGGGAGGCCATGCAAGAACTGGCCGACCGGGCCCTGGCAAAGACTCGGGTAGAGGAGATCAGGCACTGGATCGGCCAGGTTGGTGGGGTACGGGATGTACACATGCTGCGCACCCGCAGCCTGGGCGGGGATGCCTCGGTGGATGTCCATGTGCTGGTAGAGCCGCGCATCAGCGTCTCTGAAGGGCATTTGATCAGCGTATTGGTAGAGACCGGCCTCAAGCAGCACTTCGATGAGATCATGGACGTCACCGTACACATAGACCCAGAGGACGACGAAGACCCGCCCGATGGGCCCATCCTGCCCCAGCGCTCCCAGGTGGTGGCCGACCTGAGGCAGCGCTGCGCTGATCTGCTGCCGGACCTGAACAGCCTGGACCTGGTACTGCACTACCTGAACGGTCAGGTCCATCTGGAACTACAGTTGAATGATGCCGCAGTGGCCGAGCAGGACCTGGCCGCCCGCCTTGGTGATCTGGGTTATCTGGGCTCGATCAAACTGCTACGCACAATTCAGGTGCAAGACCCAAATAAAGCGCACCCTAATGGTGCGTAGGTCAGGGCTTGCGACGAAAAAATCCCCTTCAGCGTCGGCAAAGTCCCTGGCTCAGATTAAAAAAACCTATTAAATCAACAGCCCTGATCTTGACCCATGAGGCTGGCACAATTACTGCTCACACTTGCAGCGAAACCCCGCAACAAGCGGATAGTTAAACCCCGGTTGGAGACCCTAAGCAATGTCCAAAGTCATCGATATCATCAAGGAAAACGAGGTCAAATTTGTTGATTTTCGTTTCACCGACACCCGTGGCAAGGAGCAGCACCTGAGCGTGCCGGCCCACACCATAGACGAAGAGGTATTTACCGACGGCAAGATGTTCGATGGCTCCTCCATCGCAGGCTGGAAGGGCATCAACGAATCGGACATGGTGCTCATGCCCGACGAAAACACCCTGGTGCTGGACCCCTTCACCGATGAGGTCACCCTGAACATCCGCTGCGATATCCTCGAACCCAGCACCATGCAGGGCTACGAGCGCGATCCCCGTTCGGTGGCCAAACGCGCCGAGGACTACCTCAAATCCACCGGCATTGCCGATCTTGCCTTCTTCGGCCCTGAACCCGAGTTCTTCATCCTGGATGACATTCGCTGGGGTGCAGACATGAGCGGTTGTTTTGTCAAAATCGATTCGGAAGAGGCCGAATGGAATTCGGAACGGGTGTACAACGACGGCAACATGGGCCACAGGCCCACGGTCAAGGGCGGCTATTTCCCGGTCCCCCCGGTGGACTCCCTGAACGACATCCGCAGTGCCATGTGCCTGGCCATGGAAGAGATGGGTGTACCCGTGGAGGTCCACCATCACGAGGTGGCCACCGCCGGCCAGTGCGAGATAGGCACAAAGTTTTCAACCTTGGTAGAGCGGGCCGACTGGGTACAGATCCAGAAATACGTCACCCAGAACGTGGCCCACGCCTACGGCAAGACGGTCACCTTCATGCCTAAGCCCATCGTCGGCGACAACGGTTCCGGCATGCATGTCCACATGTCCCTGGCCAAGGGCGGGGAGAACCTGTTTGCCGGTAACAAATATGGCGGCCTGTCCGACCTGGCGCTGTACTACATCGGCGGGGTGATCAAGCACGCCCGCGCCCTTAATGCCTTCACAAACGCCTCCACCAACTCCTACAAGCGTCTGGTGCCCGGCTTTGAGGCCCCGGTAATGCTGGCCTACTCGGCCCGCAACCGCTCTGCCTCAATCCGCATCCCCTACGTCACCAACCCCAAGGGACGCCGTATCGAGGTCCGTTTCCCCGACCCCACCGCCAACCCCTACCTGGCCTTTGCCGCGCTGATGATGG
This is a stretch of genomic DNA from gamma proteobacterium SS-5. It encodes these proteins:
- a CDS encoding cation transporter, which encodes MNEITDAKERSGAAQRVTLIGALINLLLSVIKIIIGYTASSQALIADGIHSLSDLFSDAVVWLAARQSINRPDRDHPYGHGRYETLATLFLGTLLLLVAIGIGWDAAERLFNPDELLIPGVLAIYAALASILAKEALYHYTLHVARQSRSKLLVANAWHHRSDAISSIVVLIGVAGVMAGLEYLDAIAAIAVALMIAKMGLELGWEAMQELADRALAKTRVEEIRHWIGQVGGVRDVHMLRTRSLGGDASVDVHVLVEPRISVSEGHLISVLVETGLKQHFDEIMDVTVHIDPEDDEDPPDGPILPQRSQVVADLRQRCADLLPDLNSLDLVLHYLNGQVHLELQLNDAAVAEQDLAARLGDLGYLGSIKLLRTIQVQDPNKAHPNGA
- a CDS encoding sulfurtransferase TusA family protein codes for the protein MVAVKVSLDARRLLCPLPVIRVQEKMGQLHAGDQLQLICTDPGTLQDIPAWCRVQGHSLIAQRQEGDEYHFLLQAEETEDE
- the glyQ gene encoding glycine--tRNA ligase subunit alpha, producing MNNDESQLLTFQELIFSLQSYWSRQGCVVLQPFDMEMGAGTFHTATFLRSIGPEPWSAAYVQPSRRPTDGRYGENPNRLQHYYQYQVVLKPSPANIQDLYLDSLRMLGIDPLVHDIRFVEDNWESPTLGAWGLGWEVWLNGMEVTQFTYFQQVGGLDCRPVTGEITYGLERIAMYLQGVESVFDLIWTQGANGPVTYGDVFHQNEVEQSAYNFEQANVEFLFQYFDECERMANQLINANLPLPAYEQVLKASHSFNLLDARHAISITERQRFILRVRALARAVAQAYYEAREKLGFPMNKMTQEPANV
- a CDS encoding tRNA (5-methylaminomethyl-2-thiouridylate)-methyltransferase; the protein is MKHRKKAVVLISGGLDSMLAARVMQEQGIRVEGINFYTGFCVEGHTRAIRNRGAKQRHNALWVAEQLKIKLHIIDIMEEYKDVVLNPRYGYGAHLNPCLDCKIFMVRKAHEWMLQNGFDFIVSGEVKGQRPMSQRKETLPLIARHSGADDLLLRPLCAKYMPATLPEREGWVDREGLYGFTGRSRRPQIQLAKSFGIQQWAQPAGGCCFLTDKDYSVKLADLWASRGERHYEIDDIMLLKVGRHIRPAENYKLIVAREEGEVKYLQGYRKDYAHLDSESHPGPLALIDGEPGPEQIEQAARILARYGQGREAQQVGISHTDRQGQTRLLQVAPLHPDDLKADWLL
- the glnA gene encoding glutamate--ammonia ligase → MSKVIDIIKENEVKFVDFRFTDTRGKEQHLSVPAHTIDEEVFTDGKMFDGSSIAGWKGINESDMVLMPDENTLVLDPFTDEVTLNIRCDILEPSTMQGYERDPRSVAKRAEDYLKSTGIADLAFFGPEPEFFILDDIRWGADMSGCFVKIDSEEAEWNSERVYNDGNMGHRPTVKGGYFPVPPVDSLNDIRSAMCLAMEEMGVPVEVHHHEVATAGQCEIGTKFSTLVERADWVQIQKYVTQNVAHAYGKTVTFMPKPIVGDNGSGMHVHMSLAKGGENLFAGNKYGGLSDLALYYIGGVIKHARALNAFTNASTNSYKRLVPGFEAPVMLAYSARNRSASIRIPYVTNPKGRRIEVRFPDPTANPYLAFAALMMAGLDGIQNKIHPGEAMDKDLYDLPAEEAKAIPTVCHSLDQALESLDADRAFLTAGGVFTDDLIDGYIKLKMDEVTRLRMTTHPVEFDMYYSL